One segment of Thermosipho atlanticus DSM 15807 DNA contains the following:
- the hydF gene encoding [FeFe] hydrogenase H-cluster maturation GTPase HydF: MKTSSGFRKYIVIAGKRNVGKSSFLNALIGQNISIVSNVAGTTTDPVFKTMELYPVGPITFIDTPGLDDVGELGLKRIEKAKKILYRADAGILIVDSLLTTFEENIIKLFENLEIPFIIVINKIDILKNVEKIKESYSKYNVPIITVSSLKKEGFENLGKILHEIIPEDEEIPFLSDLIDGGELVILVVPIDLGAPKGRLIMPQVHAIREGLDREALVLVVKERELRYAIENIGIQPKLVVTDSQSVMKVVSDIPDNVPLTTFSILESRYRGDLEYFIESVKEIEKLKDGDKVIIMEGCTHRPLTEDIGRIKIPRWLTNHTGVSLEFKVWAGVDMPELSEIEDAKLIIHCGGCVMNRASMMRRVRMFKRLGIPMTNYGVVISYLHGVLDRTIKPLISREVEF, from the coding sequence ATGAAAACAAGTTCGGGATTTAGAAAATATATAGTAATAGCTGGAAAAAGAAACGTAGGAAAATCCTCATTTCTTAATGCTTTAATTGGCCAAAATATCTCAATTGTAAGCAATGTTGCAGGTACAACTACCGATCCTGTATTTAAAACTATGGAACTTTATCCCGTTGGACCAATCACTTTTATTGACACACCAGGACTAGATGATGTAGGAGAACTAGGTTTAAAAAGAATCGAAAAGGCAAAAAAGATATTATATAGAGCAGACGCAGGAATACTGATAGTTGATTCTCTACTCACAACTTTTGAGGAAAATATAATCAAACTTTTCGAAAATCTTGAAATTCCTTTTATCATAGTAATAAATAAGATAGATATATTAAAAAATGTCGAAAAAATAAAAGAAAGTTATTCAAAATACAATGTGCCCATTATTACTGTATCTTCACTTAAAAAAGAAGGATTTGAAAATTTGGGCAAAATCCTTCACGAAATTATCCCTGAAGATGAAGAAATTCCATTTTTATCAGATTTAATTGATGGTGGAGAGCTAGTTATACTAGTTGTACCTATTGATCTTGGAGCTCCTAAAGGAAGATTAATAATGCCGCAAGTTCACGCAATAAGGGAAGGATTAGACCGTGAGGCTTTAGTTCTTGTCGTAAAAGAAAGAGAATTAAGATACGCTATTGAAAACATTGGTATACAACCAAAATTAGTTGTTACAGACTCCCAAAGTGTAATGAAAGTTGTTTCAGATATTCCTGACAATGTACCTTTAACAACTTTCTCAATCTTGGAATCAAGATATAGGGGAGATTTAGAATACTTTATTGAAAGCGTTAAAGAAATTGAAAAACTAAAAGATGGTGACAAAGTAATAATAATGGAAGGATGTACTCATAGACCTCTAACCGAAGATATTGGAAGGATAAAAATTCCAAGATGGTTGACCAATCACACAGGTGTTTCTTTAGAATTCAAAGTTTGGGCTGGTGTAGATATGCCTGAACTTTCAGAAATTGAAGATGCAAAACTTATAATCCACTGCGGCGGATGTGTTATGAACAGAGCTTCAATGATGAGAAGAGTAAGAATGTTTAAGAGGCTTGGAATTCCTATGACAAATTATGGCGTAGTTATTTCTTATCTTCATGGAGTACTAGACAGAACTATTAAACCACTGATATCAAGGGAAGTGGAATTTTGA